A window from Chitinophaga filiformis encodes these proteins:
- a CDS encoding helix-turn-helix domain-containing protein, with protein sequence MKQPGNIPTHQLSSQHATLHRDKTRTSSFGYDQLPTNKRLTGFEIYSTDGMIPDYGPAKSGFYRFGILTQGSLQVQLGLEHFKVSACALNFSIPGQIHAKSNVSPDIFGYYLLFEENFLQNLLSQHHLGAEFPFLNYTGQQIFNCNQVEIDELTSLLLKINEELHQLNSGRETAIKMYLYLMLLTARRSYERQHLSVPLSDPGTSSYLVTRFHKLVSEHFLSLRQVADYAALLHVTPNHLNRIVKNISSRTASDAISEMLAQEAKVLLRSTSLSAAEIAYQLNFSDPAAFSRFFKKSTGLTPLKYRLQETKNGAAVFGQ encoded by the coding sequence ATGAAGCAACCCGGCAATATTCCAACCCACCAACTCTCTTCTCAGCACGCAACGCTCCATAGAGACAAGACCCGAACTTCTTCATTTGGTTACGATCAACTACCAACAAACAAAAGGCTGACAGGTTTTGAAATCTATTCCACTGATGGAATGATACCCGATTATGGCCCTGCAAAATCCGGTTTCTACAGATTTGGAATACTCACCCAGGGCTCTCTCCAGGTGCAACTAGGCCTGGAACATTTTAAAGTAAGCGCTTGTGCCCTCAACTTTTCGATTCCAGGACAAATACATGCCAAGTCAAACGTTAGCCCGGATATATTCGGGTATTACCTGTTATTCGAGGAAAATTTCCTCCAGAACCTGCTGTCCCAACACCACTTGGGAGCGGAATTCCCATTTCTTAACTATACCGGGCAACAGATCTTCAATTGTAATCAGGTAGAAATAGACGAATTGACCTCCCTGCTCCTGAAAATAAACGAGGAATTGCACCAACTTAACTCTGGAAGAGAAACTGCCATCAAAATGTACCTGTATCTAATGTTGCTAACAGCCAGACGAAGCTATGAAAGGCAGCACCTCTCAGTTCCTCTTTCAGATCCAGGCACCAGCTCATACCTGGTTACCCGGTTTCATAAACTTGTGAGTGAACATTTCCTGTCACTCAGACAAGTGGCCGACTATGCAGCACTACTCCACGTTACCCCAAATCACCTAAACAGGATAGTAAAAAACATCAGCAGTCGAACAGCCTCAGATGCCATCAGCGAGATGCTGGCCCAGGAAGCAAAAGTGCTGTTAAGATCTACCTCGCTCTCCGCTGCGGAAATTGCATACCAGTTGAATTTTAGCGATCCGGCCGCCTTCAGCCGCTTTTTTAAGAAATCAACAGGCCTCACTCCTCTTAAATATCGCCTGCAGGAAACCAAAAACGGAGCTGCAGTATTTGGCCAATGA
- a CDS encoding septal ring lytic transglycosylase RlpA family protein: MITRNYNPLLLVLLCSLICFSSCSRKITENGKASYYADKFEGRKTASGETYRKNGLTAAHRTLPFGTKVKVLNISNGKSVTVRINDRGPFSQGRVIDLSKKAAKRIGMLTTGVAVVEIKYKKKKK, encoded by the coding sequence ATGATAACAAGAAACTATAATCCCCTGTTGCTGGTGCTGCTCTGCAGCCTGATTTGCTTTTCGTCCTGCAGCAGGAAGATCACTGAAAACGGCAAGGCATCTTACTATGCTGATAAGTTTGAAGGCCGCAAAACCGCCAGTGGAGAAACTTACAGGAAGAACGGATTAACAGCGGCACACCGTACATTGCCCTTCGGTACCAAGGTAAAGGTCTTAAATATCTCCAATGGCAAGTCCGTCACAGTAAGGATCAATGACCGTGGTCCTTTTTCACAGGGAAGGGTGATCGACCTTTCCAAAAAGGCAGCCAAACGGATCGGTATGCTGACAACCGGGGTAGCCGTGGTGGAAATAAAGTATAAGAAGAAGAAAAAATAA
- a CDS encoding SDR family oxidoreductase — MTKHLNNQKVVVAGGTSGIGLATAKKILELNGDVIVTGRDQKKLAALRASTPALNSHAVDSTDKTQLVNFFSSYGLFDHLVLTLSGAKGGGQFQELSLDDLKEGFEKKFWPYLHTIQAALPFLKKNGSITILTASSTIARLPGTAGLAAINGALELMVPILAKDLKPVRINAISPGVIDTPWWNFLNDAEKRATFEQFSEQIAVGRVGTAEEIADAIVGVLSNNYINGSVIFCHGGLS; from the coding sequence ATGACAAAGCATCTGAACAATCAAAAAGTAGTTGTTGCCGGCGGCACCTCAGGCATAGGATTGGCCACCGCAAAAAAAATTCTGGAACTAAATGGGGACGTAATAGTAACAGGCCGTGATCAGAAAAAACTAGCAGCGCTTCGTGCATCTACCCCGGCATTAAATTCCCATGCTGTAGACAGCACCGACAAAACCCAACTCGTAAACTTCTTTTCATCATATGGTTTGTTCGATCACCTGGTGTTGACCCTCAGTGGCGCAAAAGGCGGCGGACAGTTCCAGGAACTTTCACTGGATGATCTGAAAGAGGGTTTTGAGAAAAAATTCTGGCCCTACCTGCACACAATTCAGGCCGCCCTCCCCTTTTTAAAGAAAAATGGCAGCATTACGATATTGACTGCATCATCCACGATTGCCCGCCTCCCGGGTACTGCCGGATTAGCCGCCATCAACGGAGCACTTGAACTAATGGTGCCTATCCTGGCGAAAGATCTTAAACCAGTTCGTATCAACGCTATCTCTCCAGGTGTAATTGACACCCCCTGGTGGAATTTCCTGAACGACGCTGAAAAGCGCGCCACCTTTGAACAATTCTCGGAACAGATAGCAGTTGGAAGAGTAGGTACAGCTGAAGAAATAGCCGACGCAATTGTGGGAGTCTTGTCAAACAACTACATTAACGGAAGTGTTATTTTCTGTCACGGCGGGCTTTCCTGA
- a CDS encoding peptidylprolyl isomerase, whose amino-acid sequence MSVIQKIRDKYAVVIVVVICLAIVSFLLQDAFFGKNSLIRRSTTVGKVNGEELEFSDYQQMIKTTEDRMRQGNNVLNDQLTEQARESAWNQFLSKQIMDAQYKKLGLAVTDEEIKDQFTGKNPSPIVTQQFTDEKTGQFDRARMQQVLASISQDKTGQMRAGLLQLEDYIAQSRISEKYLSLIKQAVYYPKWLAEKQIQDNGQLASISYVSVPYATIADSTIKLSDSELNSYINNHKELFKTEESRKVDYISFNVIPSAADTTAALKVLLEAKQELDTISNADVAAFINRNSDLPFYDSYVAKSALMVPQKDTLLSLPTGAVFGPYYDNNLIVFAKMIDRKLLPDSVKVRHILIATQNQQGGGLPDSIAKARIDSIERAVRGGADFKALVEQYTDDVRSKPTGGEYDVTPSTDFLKEFKDFALEKSKGTIGVVKTLAGYHLIEILDQKNIGQAVKIAYLAKPVAPSRETDSKAYAEANEFAAKNRDWKTFEKTIQQNGLNKRIADNLRPMDHTIPGIGQARELVRWAYDAKKGDVSNVFTFDNNYVVAVLTAVREEGTAALEDVRPAVEAEVRKNKKAAQIIEKIQSTASLDAVQKSTNQPLQTADNISFGTPFVASLGFEPRVVGAAFNKSWGTAKVSAPIEGNAGVYVLKVNAYQPSGQPQDPKSVSRVYEQSLLSALDQQLFSVLKKLSKIEDNRSKFF is encoded by the coding sequence ATGTCAGTTATTCAGAAGATCAGGGATAAATATGCCGTGGTGATCGTAGTAGTGATCTGCCTGGCTATTGTCAGCTTCCTGTTGCAAGATGCCTTTTTCGGCAAAAACTCACTTATTCGCCGTTCCACGACTGTAGGTAAAGTAAATGGTGAAGAACTAGAATTCTCCGACTATCAGCAGATGATCAAAACTACTGAAGACCGGATGCGTCAGGGTAATAATGTCCTGAACGACCAGCTTACTGAACAGGCACGCGAATCTGCCTGGAACCAGTTCCTGAGCAAACAGATCATGGATGCCCAGTATAAAAAACTCGGTCTGGCTGTAACTGACGAAGAAATCAAAGATCAGTTCACTGGCAAAAATCCCAGCCCGATCGTTACCCAACAGTTTACTGACGAAAAGACAGGACAGTTTGATCGCGCCCGTATGCAGCAGGTACTCGCCAGCATCAGCCAGGATAAAACCGGCCAGATGCGTGCTGGTCTGTTACAACTGGAAGATTACATTGCTCAGTCCAGGATTTCTGAAAAATATCTTTCCCTGATCAAACAGGCGGTGTATTATCCAAAATGGTTAGCTGAAAAGCAGATCCAGGATAACGGACAGCTGGCATCTATCTCTTATGTGTCAGTTCCTTACGCCACTATCGCTGACTCCACTATTAAGTTGTCAGACAGCGAACTGAATAGTTATATTAATAATCATAAAGAACTGTTCAAAACAGAAGAGTCCCGCAAAGTAGATTATATATCTTTCAATGTAATACCTTCTGCAGCTGATACTACTGCGGCACTGAAAGTGCTGTTGGAAGCAAAGCAGGAACTGGACACTATCAGCAATGCTGATGTTGCCGCTTTCATCAACCGCAACTCTGACCTGCCTTTCTATGATAGCTATGTTGCTAAGAGTGCATTGATGGTTCCGCAGAAAGATACATTGTTAAGTTTACCAACCGGAGCAGTGTTCGGACCATATTATGATAATAACCTGATCGTGTTTGCAAAAATGATCGATCGTAAGTTATTACCAGACAGTGTTAAAGTACGTCATATATTAATAGCTACCCAGAACCAGCAAGGTGGTGGTTTACCTGATTCAATTGCTAAAGCCCGTATCGATAGTATCGAAAGAGCTGTAAGAGGCGGTGCAGATTTTAAAGCGCTGGTTGAACAGTATACCGACGACGTAAGAAGCAAACCAACCGGTGGCGAGTACGACGTAACTCCTTCTACAGACTTCCTGAAAGAATTCAAAGATTTCGCGCTGGAAAAAAGTAAAGGAACCATCGGTGTTGTGAAAACACTGGCAGGTTACCACCTGATTGAAATCTTGGATCAGAAAAACATCGGTCAGGCAGTTAAAATTGCTTACCTCGCTAAACCGGTAGCGCCAAGCCGCGAAACTGATAGTAAAGCATATGCCGAAGCAAATGAATTTGCTGCAAAGAACCGCGACTGGAAAACATTTGAGAAAACTATCCAGCAGAATGGTCTGAACAAACGTATCGCTGACAACCTCCGTCCCATGGATCACACAATCCCTGGTATCGGTCAGGCACGCGAACTGGTTCGTTGGGCATACGATGCTAAAAAAGGTGACGTGAGCAACGTATTTACCTTTGATAATAATTATGTAGTGGCTGTACTGACAGCAGTGCGTGAAGAAGGTACCGCGGCCCTGGAAGATGTAAGACCTGCCGTAGAAGCTGAAGTAAGAAAGAACAAAAAAGCTGCCCAGATCATTGAGAAGATCCAGTCAACTGCTTCTCTCGATGCTGTACAGAAATCAACAAACCAGCCGCTACAGACCGCAGATAATATTTCTTTCGGAACTCCGTTTGTTGCCAGCCTTGGTTTTGAACCACGTGTAGTAGGTGCTGCATTCAATAAGAGCTGGGGTACTGCAAAAGTATCTGCTCCTATAGAAGGTAACGCTGGTGTATATGTGCTTAAAGTAAATGCTTATCAACCTTCCGGTCAGCCTCAGGATCCAAAAAGCGTAAGCCGTGTTTATGAACAGAGCCTGCTTTCTGCTTTAGACCAGCAGCTGTTCTCAGTGCTGAAGAAACTGAGCAAGATCGAAGATAACCGTAGCAAATTCTTTTAA
- the ybeY gene encoding rRNA maturation RNase YbeY, producing MAINFTPHEVKINLKNRTVLKTFIKNLFVREGQGLKNLQYVFCSDEYLLQINQEFLQHDTLTDIVTFELGEDPAITEGEIYISVDRVKENAQKFKVTEEHELHRVIFHGALHLCGFKDKTKDQSALMRQKENEYLELYFGTN from the coding sequence ATGGCTATTAATTTTACCCCTCATGAAGTGAAGATAAATCTTAAGAACAGGACAGTGCTGAAGACCTTTATTAAAAATTTATTTGTCCGGGAAGGGCAGGGGCTTAAGAATTTGCAATATGTCTTCTGCTCTGATGAGTACCTGTTACAGATTAACCAGGAATTTTTACAACATGACACGCTTACTGATATCGTAACGTTTGAACTAGGGGAGGATCCGGCTATTACAGAAGGAGAGATTTATATTAGCGTGGACAGAGTAAAAGAAAATGCCCAGAAGTTCAAGGTTACAGAGGAGCATGAATTACACAGAGTGATTTTTCATGGCGCTTTGCACTTATGTGGCTTTAAGGACAAAACTAAAGATCAGTCGGCCTTGATGAGGCAAAAGGAAAATGAATATCTTGAACTTTACTTTGGAACGAATTAG
- the corA gene encoding magnesium/cobalt transporter CorA has product MVKPNRILPIQDVLETLNPFKVRKQRLMNYNPATGPITRKQTVCEKITIFNYRHDHFEEETVKGGSTEPIFKHLDSKNTVWINVDGINRETVHDICMRLNIHILLEDDIMSVGQRAKMDEIGEHLFCLLPMMYFNQDTCTIEQEQVSIVLGKNFVISFQEDAERDVFNHIRDKLRINNSRIRGAGADYLCYSLLDVIVDSYYSIIEKLGERIELMEDAVQHQANTRAQARINLLRRELLLFKRAIAPVRELVNGFLKSDSELLEERTTKYFKDVHDHIIQANDLAENYRDVILTVQDLYHTQINLKMNEIMKVLAVVTTLMAPLTFIAGIYGMNFDNMPELHTQNGYYFTMLFMLIMLIAMIIFFKKKKWF; this is encoded by the coding sequence ATGGTTAAGCCGAATCGCATATTGCCCATACAGGATGTATTAGAGACACTCAATCCTTTCAAAGTCAGGAAGCAACGCCTGATGAACTACAATCCGGCAACTGGACCAATAACGCGGAAGCAGACTGTATGTGAGAAAATAACCATCTTCAATTATCGTCATGATCATTTTGAAGAGGAGACGGTAAAGGGCGGGAGTACAGAACCCATCTTCAAACACCTTGATAGTAAAAACACTGTGTGGATAAATGTGGATGGGATCAACAGAGAAACCGTACACGATATTTGTATGCGCCTGAACATCCATATTCTGCTGGAGGATGACATTATGAGCGTGGGCCAGCGAGCAAAAATGGATGAGATAGGAGAGCACCTGTTCTGCCTTTTACCAATGATGTATTTCAACCAGGATACCTGTACGATAGAGCAGGAACAGGTAAGCATTGTGCTGGGAAAGAATTTTGTTATTTCCTTCCAGGAAGATGCGGAACGGGATGTGTTCAATCATATAAGAGACAAACTGAGGATCAATAATTCCCGGATACGGGGGGCCGGCGCTGACTATCTCTGCTATTCCCTGCTGGATGTCATTGTAGATAGTTACTATAGTATCATTGAAAAGTTAGGGGAGCGGATAGAACTGATGGAAGATGCTGTACAGCACCAGGCAAACACCCGTGCGCAGGCCAGGATCAACCTGTTGAGAAGGGAGCTCTTACTGTTCAAAAGGGCGATTGCGCCGGTACGGGAACTGGTGAATGGATTCCTCAAAAGTGATAGTGAGTTACTGGAAGAGCGAACCACAAAATATTTCAAGGATGTGCACGACCACATCATCCAGGCGAATGACCTCGCTGAAAACTACCGTGATGTAATATTAACAGTGCAGGATCTGTATCATACCCAGATCAATCTCAAAATGAATGAGATCATGAAAGTACTGGCAGTGGTAACGACCCTGATGGCGCCGCTGACTTTCATAGCAGGTATCTATGGCATGAACTTCGACAATATGCCGGAGCTACATACACAGAATGGCTATTATTTTACCATGCTATTCATGTTGATCATGCTGATTGCAATGATCATCTTCTTTAAAAAGAAGAAATGGTTCTGA
- the nadA gene encoding quinolinate synthase NadA — protein sequence MRELEIAKSELQKKGYLDLPVDVRLDLFAEIERLKKEKNAIVLAHYYQEPDIQDVADYIGDSLGLSQQAAKTDADIIVFAGVHFMAETAKILSPQKKVLLPDLKAGCSLADSAPPELFRKFKEKHPDHLVISYINCSAGIKALSDIICTSSNAEKIIESVPKDQPIIFAPDRNLGAYLAKKTGRDMLLWNGACMVHEIFSLEKITKLKIRHPKAKVIAHPECEAAVLEIADYIGSTTGLLKFSQKDDAQEYIVVTETGILHQMQKENPGKTFIPAPPNNACACNDCPHMKLNTLEKLYLCMEYEQPEITMNEQLRIAAKKPIERMLEISAQYGL from the coding sequence ATGAGGGAGCTGGAAATTGCAAAAAGCGAACTGCAAAAAAAAGGGTACCTGGATTTGCCGGTCGACGTACGCCTGGATCTCTTTGCAGAAATCGAACGGTTAAAGAAGGAAAAGAATGCGATCGTCCTGGCGCACTATTACCAGGAACCTGACATCCAGGATGTAGCCGACTACATCGGTGACAGTCTGGGCTTAAGTCAGCAGGCTGCCAAAACAGATGCGGACATTATTGTTTTTGCCGGTGTCCATTTTATGGCGGAGACGGCCAAGATCCTCAGCCCGCAGAAAAAAGTTTTGCTGCCGGACCTGAAAGCGGGATGCTCCCTGGCTGATAGCGCCCCTCCGGAGTTATTCAGAAAATTCAAAGAAAAGCACCCCGACCACCTGGTTATTTCCTACATAAATTGTTCCGCAGGTATCAAAGCCCTTAGCGATATCATCTGCACGTCGTCTAATGCCGAAAAGATCATCGAAAGCGTCCCCAAGGACCAGCCGATCATTTTTGCCCCCGACAGGAATTTAGGGGCTTATTTGGCCAAAAAAACGGGTAGGGACATGTTACTGTGGAACGGCGCATGTATGGTACATGAGATCTTCTCCCTGGAAAAGATCACAAAATTGAAGATCCGTCACCCGAAAGCCAAGGTCATAGCCCATCCGGAATGTGAAGCGGCTGTACTGGAGATAGCAGATTACATCGGATCCACTACCGGGTTATTGAAGTTCTCCCAGAAAGATGACGCACAGGAGTATATTGTTGTGACCGAAACCGGTATTCTCCATCAGATGCAGAAAGAAAATCCGGGCAAAACTTTCATTCCCGCGCCACCCAATAATGCATGCGCATGTAATGATTGTCCCCACATGAAGTTAAATACGCTTGAAAAGTTGTACCTGTGCATGGAATATGAACAGCCAGAGATCACGATGAACGAACAGTTGAGGATCGCTGCGAAGAAACCTATTGAGCGAATGTTAGAGATCAGTGCACAGTACGGTTTGTAG
- a CDS encoding BamA/TamA family outer membrane protein: MIRSNQYISFTVITALFALCISACSTTKTVPENDRLYTGAKIKWEGKKPRDYGTLSVGMESRIRPNRNRRFAGMPIRLWLYNLGKEPKGKGLNYLLRRKWGEPPVLLSSAKPDYTADVLEQYLVDNGFFQADVVSAVNNKGKKKASITYTATPNHRYRIKSVTYETDSSELGKAIAAAQKGSSLKLRRPFRLDSVVAERQRVHNILKEQGYYYFTPDHLLVEVDSTNNGMVDLFLKMKDETPLAARKQYRMKNITLYPNYSLDNDSISRRGKPDTFQHVRIVDSTHKFRPSVLARSVFLKPDSLYTLSAHNTTLHRLTDLGTFKFVKGQFRPARGDSSKLNASFFLTPYPRRSLSAELRGTSKSNNFVGSEVRITSRNRNWLHAANLFEITLSGGVEWQVGGTQTANNTTLKGGNSYNFKAEAAVTIPKFWQPLFNFNVRTPYVPRTRISLSYELFSRSQLYNLNAYSFQFQYIWRQTQYLEHKWSPIAITYVLPTSTTPGYDSILRNDPSQRAAIEKQFILGGNYNITYNNQADNREHSFYLSGDLDYSGNLAGIVIPKKDSARTLFGAPFAQYIRLTGDVRHYWKLTRKLTWVNRLYAGFGIPYGNSTTLPFVKQYFIGGSSSLRGFRARTLGPGRYKDTTSRFLANEAGDIRLEYNSEIRARLTGIFNAAVFLDAGNIWLKQDVPSKPGSKFKTSTFGSQIAVDAGVGLRIDASIIVVRLDLAFPLRKPWLPSNERWVVKDINFGDPDWRRENLILNIAIGYPF, from the coding sequence ATGATCAGAAGCAACCAGTATATATCATTCACTGTTATTACAGCGCTTTTTGCCCTGTGCATAAGTGCCTGCAGTACCACGAAAACTGTTCCTGAAAACGACCGCTTGTATACTGGGGCCAAGATAAAATGGGAGGGAAAGAAACCCAGGGACTATGGTACGCTCTCCGTCGGCATGGAGAGCAGGATCAGGCCTAACCGTAACCGGAGATTTGCCGGCATGCCTATCCGGCTTTGGTTATACAATCTTGGCAAAGAGCCGAAAGGAAAGGGACTGAACTATCTGTTAAGGCGTAAATGGGGCGAACCGCCAGTGTTGCTGAGCAGCGCCAAGCCAGATTATACAGCTGATGTGCTGGAGCAGTACCTGGTAGACAATGGATTTTTCCAGGCCGATGTTGTATCTGCAGTGAATAACAAAGGAAAGAAAAAAGCCTCCATTACTTACACTGCTACCCCTAACCACAGGTACCGTATAAAAAGTGTTACCTATGAAACGGACAGCAGCGAACTTGGTAAGGCCATTGCTGCAGCACAAAAGGGCAGTTCCCTTAAACTCAGGCGGCCATTCCGTTTAGACAGTGTAGTGGCAGAACGTCAGCGGGTACATAACATTTTAAAGGAACAAGGCTATTATTACTTTACACCGGACCACCTGCTTGTGGAAGTAGACAGCACCAACAATGGCATGGTAGACCTTTTCCTGAAAATGAAAGATGAAACCCCCTTAGCGGCACGTAAGCAATACAGGATGAAGAATATCACCCTGTATCCGAATTACTCGCTGGATAACGATTCCATCTCCCGCAGAGGTAAGCCCGATACATTCCAGCATGTCAGGATCGTCGATTCCACTCATAAATTCAGGCCCAGCGTACTTGCACGTTCCGTGTTCCTGAAACCGGATAGCTTGTATACACTCAGTGCTCACAATACCACCCTGCACAGGCTGACAGACCTTGGTACCTTCAAATTTGTAAAGGGGCAATTCCGGCCGGCCAGAGGAGATAGTTCAAAATTAAACGCCAGTTTTTTCCTGACGCCCTATCCGCGGAGAAGTTTATCGGCCGAGTTAAGAGGAACTTCGAAATCCAATAACTTTGTCGGTTCTGAAGTACGGATCACCTCCCGCAACCGGAACTGGTTGCATGCAGCCAACCTGTTTGAGATCACATTGTCGGGTGGCGTGGAATGGCAGGTAGGAGGAACGCAGACGGCCAATAATACCACTTTAAAAGGAGGCAACTCCTACAACTTCAAAGCGGAAGCTGCTGTTACCATTCCCAAGTTCTGGCAGCCGTTGTTCAATTTCAATGTGCGAACCCCTTATGTGCCACGTACGCGCATCAGCCTGAGTTATGAACTGTTCAGCCGCAGTCAGTTATACAACCTGAACGCATATTCTTTCCAGTTCCAGTATATCTGGCGTCAGACTCAGTACCTGGAACACAAATGGTCGCCCATCGCCATCACATACGTATTGCCTACCAGTACTACGCCCGGCTACGACAGTATTCTGCGGAATGATCCCAGTCAAAGGGCGGCTATTGAAAAGCAGTTCATCCTGGGAGGAAACTACAATATCACCTACAACAACCAGGCAGATAACAGGGAACATAGCTTTTACCTGAGTGGAGATCTGGACTATTCCGGCAACCTGGCAGGGATCGTTATACCTAAAAAAGATAGTGCAAGAACGCTGTTCGGCGCTCCCTTCGCGCAGTATATACGGCTAACCGGAGATGTAAGGCATTATTGGAAGCTGACACGTAAGCTGACATGGGTAAACCGTTTATATGCCGGTTTTGGTATCCCTTACGGCAATTCCACTACCTTACCATTTGTAAAACAATACTTTATAGGTGGTAGCAGCAGCCTTCGCGGCTTCCGCGCCAGAACACTGGGCCCGGGAAGATATAAAGATACCACCAGCCGCTTCCTGGCTAACGAGGCGGGTGATATCAGGCTGGAATATAACTCTGAAATACGGGCACGTCTTACGGGTATCTTTAATGCGGCCGTTTTCCTGGATGCAGGTAATATCTGGCTGAAGCAGGACGTACCCTCCAAACCAGGCAGTAAGTTCAAAACCAGTACATTCGGGAGTCAGATTGCAGTGGACGCAGGTGTTGGTTTACGTATAGACGCATCTATTATCGTAGTAAGACTTGACCTGGCGTTCCCGCTACGTAAGCCGTGGCTACCGTCAAATGAAAGGTGGGTGGTAAAAGACATTAATTTTGGCGATCCGGACTGGCGCAGGGAGAATCTTATATTAAATATAGCGATTGGATATCCTTTCTGA
- a CDS encoding type 1 glutamine amidotransferase domain-containing protein, producing the protein MENKLSNKKVAILVADGFEEVEFTKPLEALQNAGANVDVISLHDGEVKAWAEKDWGKTYPVDKVVSEANAKDYDALVLPGGVMNPDHLRESQEAVNFVSGFFDDSKPIAAICHGPWTLIETGELKGRTVTSYPSLKTDLTNAGANWVDQEVVVDNGLVTSRNPNDLPAFCTKMVEEIGEGIHA; encoded by the coding sequence ATGGAAAACAAGCTCAGTAATAAGAAAGTGGCCATATTGGTGGCCGATGGTTTTGAAGAAGTTGAATTTACAAAACCACTGGAAGCCTTGCAAAATGCCGGCGCGAATGTAGACGTGATATCATTGCATGATGGGGAAGTAAAGGCATGGGCCGAAAAGGACTGGGGCAAAACATATCCGGTGGATAAGGTAGTGAGTGAGGCCAATGCTAAAGACTATGACGCCCTGGTACTTCCGGGTGGGGTAATGAATCCTGATCACCTGCGCGAAAGCCAGGAGGCAGTGAATTTCGTTTCCGGTTTCTTTGACGATAGTAAACCCATTGCGGCCATCTGCCACGGCCCCTGGACATTGATAGAAACAGGTGAACTAAAGGGAAGGACAGTTACCTCCTATCCTTCTTTAAAAACAGATCTGACCAATGCCGGTGCTAATTGGGTTGATCAGGAGGTAGTTGTGGACAACGGATTGGTGACAAGCCGTAATCCCAATGACCTGCCTGCGTTTTGTACCAAGATGGTAGAGGAAATCGGTGAAGGCATACATGCATGA
- a CDS encoding DUF2480 family protein: protein MEEIVNKVAQSGLITLDLEDYYPKEEIVEFDLKQYLFMELILKEKDFRAALQSLDWEQYRNKNVGIICTADAVIPFWAYMLVMTYLSPVAHFAAFGDKKHIHQVQFIKNIAAIDVNEYLDKRVVIKGCGDQGAGEAAYVEITRLLTPVVKSLMYGEPCSTVPIYKKK from the coding sequence ATGGAAGAGATAGTAAATAAGGTAGCGCAGAGCGGGTTGATCACCCTGGACCTGGAAGATTATTATCCAAAAGAAGAGATTGTTGAATTTGATCTGAAGCAGTATCTCTTCATGGAACTGATACTCAAGGAGAAAGATTTCAGAGCTGCACTCCAGTCACTCGATTGGGAACAATACCGCAATAAAAATGTGGGAATTATCTGCACCGCGGATGCTGTTATACCCTTCTGGGCATATATGCTGGTAATGACTTACCTCTCACCCGTAGCGCATTTTGCTGCCTTTGGTGATAAAAAGCATATACACCAGGTACAATTTATAAAGAACATCGCTGCTATCGATGTTAATGAATACCTTGATAAACGTGTGGTTATCAAAGGATGTGGCGATCAGGGCGCAGGAGAAGCGGCCTATGTCGAAATTACCCGTTTACTGACACCCGTAGTGAAAAGCCTCATGTACGGAGAGCCTTGTTCCACCGTACCTATCTATAAGAAGAAATGA
- a CDS encoding ferrous iron transport protein A, whose product MKKGVIKLSSLAIGKSAIITSFEKDDLHIKLMEMGCVPGETVKVEKIAPLGDPISIMVAGYNLSLRKTEADFIWVEEVH is encoded by the coding sequence ATGAAAAAAGGAGTGATTAAATTGTCTTCGCTTGCAATAGGTAAAAGTGCTATTATCACATCTTTTGAGAAAGATGATTTGCACATCAAGTTGATGGAAATGGGATGCGTACCCGGTGAAACGGTGAAAGTTGAAAAGATTGCTCCTCTCGGAGATCCAATCTCTATTATGGTAGCCGGCTATAATCTCTCCCTCCGTAAAACAGAAGCTGATTTTATATGGGTAGAAGAAGTACATTAA